A window of Chitinophagales bacterium contains these coding sequences:
- a CDS encoding polysaccharide biosynthesis C-terminal domain-containing protein, producing MKRLKQSYWIYSGFFTGLQKVSVPLFSIVYTIVLAHRLPKVEMGEWSIFLILSSFVEMTRAGLIRSAVIRFLNEKRPEQEEKDIISAALIWNIIITLLVGLLLVIFHRSIASVFNSVYFSKIVWIFFAGLILLIPFSHIEWILIARLRFNTVFWGYFIRQFFVLLSILIYNQFTDQLSLPVLAILYSSGILFGLFYFLIKTKGYLILHFSQQVWRWAKDIFSFGKYVFGTVGSMLFFRSSPPFLITSYYGTSLLGGQNIADRITNFLDMPSQIMADLVFPKNALLSTEGDAGRIKYLYEKAVGVALAVGIIPLLVLIIFSKQVLFVFGGAKYFDTIPYLRIVLLSTLFMPFLKQCGITLDSTGKPRLNFFMNLGVAVVNMILCFLLIPPYGLIGAAIAVVSSMAIAMIFIQYILRKHYGINVWNSFRYGLEFYVTAWGFVTKYIFKRKQISNNE from the coding sequence TTGAAACGCCTTAAACAATCATATTGGATCTATTCCGGCTTTTTTACCGGCTTACAAAAGGTATCGGTACCTCTGTTCAGTATCGTTTATACAATTGTATTGGCCCATCGGCTTCCGAAAGTGGAGATGGGAGAGTGGTCGATCTTTTTGATCCTTTCCTCCTTTGTGGAAATGACCAGGGCCGGGTTGATCCGCAGCGCGGTGATCCGTTTTCTGAATGAAAAAAGACCTGAACAGGAAGAGAAGGATATTATTTCTGCAGCGTTGATCTGGAATATCATTATCACGCTGCTGGTCGGGCTATTATTGGTCATTTTTCACCGATCTATCGCCAGTGTTTTCAATTCCGTTTATTTTTCCAAGATCGTATGGATATTCTTTGCCGGCCTGATCCTGTTGATCCCTTTTTCACATATCGAGTGGATATTGATCGCGCGTTTAAGGTTCAATACGGTCTTTTGGGGGTATTTTATCCGTCAGTTCTTTGTGTTGCTCTCGATCCTAATATACAATCAGTTTACTGATCAGTTATCCCTTCCGGTATTGGCCATTTTATATTCCTCCGGGATTCTTTTTGGTTTGTTTTATTTTTTGATAAAGACAAAGGGTTATCTCATCCTGCATTTCAGTCAGCAGGTTTGGCGATGGGCCAAGGATATCTTCTCATTTGGTAAATATGTATTTGGAACCGTAGGGTCCATGTTATTCTTTCGTAGTTCTCCTCCCTTCCTGATCACTTCCTATTATGGGACCAGCCTGCTTGGGGGACAAAATATAGCCGACCGGATCACGAATTTTCTGGATATGCCCAGTCAGATCATGGCCGACCTGGTTTTTCCCAAGAATGCCCTGTTGAGTACCGAAGGTGATGCGGGCCGGATCAAGTACCTTTATGAAAAGGCCGTGGGCGTGGCTTTGGCGGTGGGTATTATCCCTTTACTGGTGCTGATCATTTTTTCTAAACAAGTTCTTTTTGTTTTTGGCGGGGCCAAATATTTCGATACCATACCCTACCTGCGTATTGTTTTACTATCTACCCTGTTCATGCCCTTTTTGAAACAATGTGGAATCACACTGGATTCAACCGGTAAACCCCGATTGAACTTTTTTATGAATCTTGGTGTCGCCGTGGTGAATATGATCCTCTGCTTTTTGCTTATCCCACCTTATGGATTGATCGGTGCGGCCATAGCCGTGGTCAGCAGTATGGCGATTGCAATGATTTTCATTCAGTACATCCTGCGGAAACATTATGGGATCAATGTGTGGAACAGTTTCCGGTATGGACTTGAATTCTATGTCACAGCCTGGGGCTTTGTGACAAAATATATTTTTAAAAGAAAACAAATTTCAAACAATGAGTGA
- a CDS encoding methyltransferase domain-containing protein, whose protein sequence is MKYRNPQTRFKLKIGPSEKVLEVGGGHNPHPRSNMVVDKFTDTNYHRSADIKVLKDQQFMEADGENLPFKDKEYDYVICCHVLEHVENPARFLQEQFRVAKRGYLETPSFIGEYLCPKESHKWILLEKDHKLYLVDKKKLGFQNNIDMGELFQHYFPKNSLAFKIFERTHPNMMTVRIEWEGSFEYVIDPSEEEIMKYFGKTWPYEWGDAFFEKRSRWSDMMACVRAFFDILYTVYLKKRA, encoded by the coding sequence ATGAAGTACAGAAACCCCCAGACCCGTTTTAAGTTAAAGATCGGCCCTTCTGAAAAGGTGCTCGAAGTGGGTGGAGGTCATAATCCGCACCCCCGGTCGAATATGGTCGTTGACAAATTCACCGATACCAATTACCACCGTAGTGCTGATATCAAGGTGTTAAAAGACCAGCAATTCATGGAAGCCGATGGGGAAAACCTGCCCTTTAAGGACAAGGAATATGATTATGTGATCTGTTGCCATGTACTTGAACATGTAGAGAACCCGGCCCGTTTTCTTCAGGAGCAATTCAGGGTGGCCAAAAGAGGCTACCTCGAAACGCCTTCTTTTATTGGTGAATACCTTTGTCCAAAGGAATCACACAAGTGGATCCTGCTGGAGAAAGATCATAAGTTATACCTCGTTGACAAAAAGAAGCTGGGCTTTCAGAATAATATTGATATGGGGGAACTGTTTCAACACTATTTTCCCAAGAACAGTCTAGCCTTCAAAATATTTGAACGTACCCACCCTAATATGATGACCGTTCGTATTGAATGGGAAGGTTCTTTTGAATATGTGATCGATCCGAGTGAGGAGGAGATCATGAAGTATTTTGGCAAGACATGGCCTTATGAATGGGGAGATGCTTTCTTTGAGAAGAGGTCACGCTGGTCAGATATGATGGCTTGTGTCAGGGCTTTCTTTGATATCCTTTATACTGTTTATTTGAAGAAAAGGGCCTGA